A window of the Virgibacillus pantothenticus genome harbors these coding sequences:
- a CDS encoding DUF1648 domain-containing protein — MNAILAITFIPLFIVFIFTPYLTRKTESFGVSIPEEIYVSTELKQLRKQYAITTTIVSMIVFLIFFFSPTSMMEEKKVGIFLPTVIIGYIIIEFFIYLYFHRTMKLKKQTANWTNEKTEKILIHTKFRNQQLRYSHKWFIIPFIISIVTITLSYFWYDQFPDQLPINFDFLGEATNFISKSYLSILALPLSQFLLTGLFFAINVLIGNVKQQISAENPNKSLQQNVVFRKRWSSYMIISSILLTIWLSMAQFILLIPEGQLLFTIASITIQGLLLLGVIYLAFSTGQGGSRVKFPDERNEQVIDRDNDKYWKLGQFYVNKNDPALFLEKRFGIGWTINLGKPLSWIIIFITLLVVFGLILLTR, encoded by the coding sequence ATGAATGCCATATTAGCAATTACGTTCATACCATTGTTTATTGTTTTCATTTTCACACCTTATTTAACAAGAAAAACGGAAAGCTTTGGTGTATCGATACCTGAAGAAATCTACGTATCAACAGAATTGAAACAATTACGGAAACAATACGCTATAACTACAACGATAGTAAGTATGATTGTTTTTTTAATTTTCTTTTTCTCCCCAACATCTATGATGGAAGAAAAGAAAGTTGGGATATTTCTTCCCACTGTCATCATTGGCTATATCATTATTGAGTTTTTCATTTATTTGTACTTTCACCGGACCATGAAGTTAAAAAAACAAACTGCTAATTGGACAAATGAAAAAACAGAAAAAATATTGATTCACACAAAATTTCGCAACCAGCAATTAAGGTACTCTCATAAATGGTTTATCATTCCATTTATAATCAGTATCGTTACAATCACGCTGTCGTATTTTTGGTACGACCAATTCCCAGATCAATTGCCAATCAATTTTGATTTTCTCGGGGAAGCTACAAATTTTATCTCGAAATCGTATCTATCTATTTTGGCTTTACCATTATCACAGTTCTTATTAACTGGTTTATTTTTCGCTATAAATGTTCTTATCGGCAACGTGAAGCAGCAAATTAGTGCTGAAAATCCAAACAAATCGCTACAGCAAAATGTGGTTTTTCGGAAGCGCTGGTCTTCGTACATGATTATTAGCAGTATATTACTCACAATATGGCTTTCTATGGCGCAATTTATCTTACTTATTCCCGAAGGACAACTGCTATTTACCATTGCATCTATTACTATTCAAGGTCTCCTGTTGCTTGGTGTTATTTATTTGGCTTTTTCTACCGGTCAAGGTGGGAGCAGAGTAAAGTTTCCAGATGAACGAAATGAACAAGTAATTGATCGGGATAATGATAAGTATTGGAAACTTGGACAATTTTACGTCAATAAAAATGATCCAGCTCTCTTTTTAGAAAAACGATTTGGCATTGGTTGGACAATAAACCTGGGAAAGCCGCTCTCATGGATCATTATCTTCATAACTTTACTAGTTGTTTTTGGTTTAATCCTATTAACTCGCTAA
- a CDS encoding GntR family transcriptional regulator, with the protein MFIELDFESEDPIYLQLTRQIVEGIAKGELLPGDALPSVRSLAADIGINLHTVNKAYQQLKQEGFLQIHRQKGVMVHPDGIPKATETYKAGLAKNLRPFIAESICRNLSKEEFYKICNQIYADFTRGGK; encoded by the coding sequence TTGTTTATTGAATTAGACTTCGAATCAGAAGATCCAATTTACTTACAATTAACTAGACAAATTGTCGAGGGAATTGCCAAAGGTGAGTTGCTTCCGGGAGATGCTTTACCATCTGTGCGCTCGCTTGCTGCTGATATCGGAATTAACTTGCATACCGTTAATAAAGCCTACCAACAATTAAAACAAGAAGGATTTTTACAAATTCACCGGCAAAAAGGAGTCATGGTCCATCCAGATGGCATTCCAAAAGCGACGGAAACGTATAAAGCTGGATTAGCAAAAAATCTCCGCCCCTTCATTGCCGAAAGTATTTGTCGTAACTTATCGAAAGAAGAATTCTATAAAATTTGCAATCAAATCTATGCTGATTTTACAAGAGGGGGGAAATAG
- a CDS encoding metal-dependent hydrolase, which translates to MDTGTHIVMGVALGGLATIDPVIQTDPVLFNAVLVGTIAGSHAPDFDTILKLKNNATYIRHHRGITHSIPAVLMWGVLIASIVHLFVPEKSFFHIWQWTAIAVIIHVLVDIFNAYGTQAYRPFSNRWVAYGFINTFDPYIFFLHIAGIAAWALGANPAFIWVVIYSVILLYYVKRYMDKRFIVKKIHDYFSEVEQITTSPTIKQNYWRVAITTKDRFYVGVVDNNHIEIIDEFHRVPLPDTELIEVAKTDKNIAAFLSFSPVYRWEINEYKDYTEVRFIDLRYRSKGHYPFVAVVQIDDSLRITSSYTGWIFSERKLQNKLYVEENPI; encoded by the coding sequence ATGGATACTGGTACCCATATTGTAATGGGGGTTGCCCTGGGAGGATTAGCTACCATCGACCCAGTTATACAAACGGACCCTGTTTTGTTTAATGCCGTTCTGGTGGGAACTATTGCTGGTTCTCATGCACCAGACTTTGATACAATTTTAAAATTAAAAAATAATGCAACCTATATACGTCATCACCGTGGAATTACACATTCCATTCCCGCTGTCCTTATGTGGGGAGTTTTAATTGCAAGCATCGTTCATTTATTTGTCCCGGAAAAAAGTTTTTTTCATATTTGGCAATGGACTGCTATAGCGGTGATTATCCATGTTTTAGTGGATATTTTTAATGCTTATGGAACACAAGCCTATCGGCCGTTCTCCAATCGCTGGGTAGCTTATGGATTTATTAATACATTTGATCCGTATATATTTTTCCTGCATATTGCCGGCATCGCTGCATGGGCATTGGGTGCAAACCCTGCTTTTATTTGGGTGGTTATTTATAGCGTGATCCTGCTTTACTATGTGAAACGCTATATGGATAAACGGTTCATTGTAAAAAAGATTCATGACTATTTTTCTGAAGTGGAACAAATAACTACTTCTCCTACCATTAAACAAAATTATTGGCGTGTAGCTATTACAACAAAGGATAGGTTCTATGTTGGTGTCGTCGATAACAATCATATTGAAATTATCGACGAATTTCATCGCGTACCATTGCCGGATACAGAACTGATTGAAGTCGCTAAAACCGATAAAAATATTGCTGCATTTCTATCTTTTTCTCCTGTATATCGTTGGGAAATCAACGAATATAAGGATTATACCGAAGTGCGATTTATCGACTTGCGTTACCGTTCCAAAGGCCATTACCCGTTTGTTGCTGTCGTCCAAATTGACGATTCTCTTCGCATTACAAGTTCTTATACAGGATGGATTTTTTCAGAAAGGAAACTTCAGAACAAGCTATATGTAGAAGAGAACCCCATTTAA
- a CDS encoding ABC transporter ATP-binding protein: MMKIEVRQLTKRYKNQFALNDVTFTLEGPKIYGLLGRNGAGKTTFMDILAGNIFQTSGDIFINGEKPFDNRNVQANVCLIKEGDNFKKEWKVKEVVRLYGFFYPNFDQQLAAFSLKTYNLNPNAKVKTLSKGMESALGITVGLASKAPITIFDEPYIGLDAAARKQFYDVMLQEYENEKRMIIFSTHLIDEVSLMFEEVLILQQGKLALQKSADVLREKTISVTGPTEKVQKFVSDKQVISKKEFMGMMTAYIFGNRQEAEGQGLEAQSIPTQDLMIQLTEKEREDSHEAII; this comes from the coding sequence ATGATGAAAATTGAAGTTCGTCAGTTGACGAAGCGGTACAAAAATCAATTTGCTTTAAATGATGTCACATTCACTTTGGAAGGACCAAAGATATATGGTCTTTTGGGAAGAAATGGGGCAGGAAAGACAACATTTATGGATATTCTAGCGGGAAATATTTTTCAAACCAGTGGCGATATTTTTATTAACGGAGAAAAGCCGTTTGATAATCGGAATGTACAAGCGAATGTCTGTCTGATTAAGGAAGGCGATAATTTTAAAAAAGAGTGGAAAGTAAAAGAAGTTGTTCGTCTTTATGGCTTTTTTTATCCAAATTTTGACCAACAATTAGCAGCATTTTCATTAAAAACATATAACTTAAATCCAAATGCAAAAGTGAAGACGTTATCTAAAGGGATGGAATCAGCGCTTGGCATTACAGTAGGATTGGCGAGTAAAGCACCAATTACGATCTTTGATGAACCATATATCGGATTGGATGCTGCGGCTCGTAAACAATTTTACGATGTAATGCTGCAGGAATATGAAAACGAAAAGCGGATGATTATTTTTTCCACTCATTTAATTGATGAAGTTAGTTTAATGTTTGAGGAAGTACTTATATTGCAACAAGGTAAACTGGCTTTACAAAAATCGGCTGACGTCTTACGAGAGAAAACCATCTCTGTCACAGGTCCCACAGAGAAAGTGCAGAAGTTTGTCAGCGACAAGCAAGTGATTAGTAAAAAAGAATTTATGGGAATGATGACAGCCTATATATTTGGGAACAGACAAGAAGCAGAAGGACAAGGACTTGAAGCCCAAAGCATCCCTACGCAAGACTTAATGATTCAGCTAACAGAAAAAGAAAGAGAGGATAGCCATGAAGCAATCATTTAA
- a CDS encoding helix-turn-helix transcriptional regulator, whose protein sequence is MNEQIAYNIKRLREQHGWTQKQLAEKLRLSRSVIAKWENNHVTPDISSLMKLSDLFHISLDHLAGNASFHENVIAEFKRIYGSSDSSFDNEAVEIMEYVMTFPELKEKLSQLRQLSVKKQRSIHQLLGDIIHQYKQI, encoded by the coding sequence ATGAACGAACAAATTGCATATAACATCAAACGATTACGAGAGCAGCATGGTTGGACTCAAAAGCAATTAGCAGAAAAGCTTCGACTTTCACGCTCTGTGATAGCAAAATGGGAAAATAACCATGTTACCCCTGACATTTCTTCCTTAATGAAGCTTTCTGATCTTTTTCACATATCCCTCGATCATTTAGCAGGCAATGCTTCTTTTCATGAAAATGTAATAGCTGAATTTAAGCGTATTTACGGATCTTCTGACAGTTCATTTGATAATGAAGCAGTGGAAATAATGGAATATGTGATGACATTTCCAGAACTGAAGGAAAAGTTATCCCAATTGCGACAGCTATCCGTTAAAAAACAGCGCTCCATTCACCAATTATTAGGCGACATTATCCATCAATACAAGCAAATATAA
- a CDS encoding ABC transporter permease, whose protein sequence is MTTVLFKKELLENWRNKKWIWVPLVFILLAIMDPITNYYLPDILEAVGGMADGAVIELPDFSAADAIMMSLSQYSMLGVLVTVLLSMGAISGERKSGVLELVLVKPVSYTKFVVAKWLSLLSLIWSSFIIGMLASWYYTNLLYGDIAFTMLLAVIFYYGLWLIFICTISIFYNTLTRSPGLVAFLTIGTTLVISLLTSLLGTRTAWSPANLSTHLQELLITGDIPSALIYAAIVSVLLIIIVLLASIYSFKQVFNNRNE, encoded by the coding sequence ATGACGACTGTATTATTCAAAAAAGAACTATTAGAAAACTGGCGAAATAAAAAATGGATTTGGGTGCCACTCGTTTTTATCCTGCTAGCCATTATGGACCCAATAACGAATTATTATCTACCGGATATTTTGGAAGCTGTCGGCGGCATGGCAGACGGTGCGGTAATTGAGCTCCCTGATTTCTCGGCTGCTGATGCTATCATGATGAGCTTAAGCCAGTACTCTATGTTAGGCGTTTTAGTTACTGTTTTATTGTCAATGGGTGCTATTAGTGGTGAGCGAAAAAGTGGTGTATTAGAGCTCGTGCTTGTCAAACCTGTCTCGTATACGAAATTTGTGGTTGCCAAATGGTTGTCCTTGCTTTCACTTATCTGGTCTTCATTTATTATTGGTATGCTGGCAAGCTGGTATTATACCAACCTTCTTTATGGCGATATCGCGTTTACAATGCTTCTTGCCGTTATTTTCTATTACGGTCTATGGTTAATATTTATTTGTACCATATCTATTTTTTACAATACGTTAACGCGCTCTCCCGGACTAGTTGCTTTTTTAACGATCGGTACAACCCTCGTTATTAGTCTACTTACAAGTTTGCTCGGAACTCGTACTGCATGGAGTCCTGCTAATTTATCGACACATCTTCAGGAATTGCTAATTACTGGCGACATACCTTCTGCGTTAATTTATGCAGCAATTGTGAGTGTATTGCTGATTATTATAGTGTTGCTCGCTTCAATTTACAGTTTTAAACAAGTATTTAACAACCGAAATGAATGA
- a CDS encoding gamma-type small acid-soluble spore protein, with protein sequence MAKKQPNQTTSGTNIQKVKQQNQQAAQGQGQYGTEYGAEQTNAQEVRKQNQKSQQNKQ encoded by the coding sequence ATGGCTAAAAAACAACCGAACCAAACTACTTCTGGTACAAACATTCAAAAGGTTAAGCAACAGAATCAACAAGCCGCTCAAGGGCAAGGCCAGTACGGTACAGAATACGGTGCCGAACAAACCAATGCTCAGGAAGTAAGAAAGCAAAACCAAAAATCTCAGCAAAACAAACAGTAA
- the ntdP gene encoding nucleoside tri-diphosphate phosphatase: protein MVAPSPGTNVQIQSYKHSGQLHRMWKSSLVLKGTETVVIGANDRTEVREHDGRTWITREPAICYFHAEYWFNVIGMLRTDGIHYYCNMSSPFIYEDRAIKYIDYDLDVKVNPDMTYILLDEDEYDQHRQKMQYPSKLDYILQQQLNILLGWIRQKQGPFSPGFVDEWYERYLTYR, encoded by the coding sequence ATGGTTGCTCCGAGCCCAGGAACTAATGTACAAATACAAAGTTATAAGCATAGTGGACAGCTGCATCGTATGTGGAAAAGCAGTCTTGTCTTAAAAGGGACTGAAACCGTTGTTATCGGAGCAAATGATCGTACAGAAGTGAGAGAACATGATGGTAGAACATGGATTACGAGAGAACCAGCTATTTGTTATTTCCATGCAGAATACTGGTTTAACGTAATTGGTATGCTCCGAACAGATGGTATTCACTACTATTGTAATATGAGTTCTCCATTTATATATGAAGATCGTGCCATTAAATATATCGATTATGATTTAGATGTAAAAGTGAACCCGGATATGACATATATTTTATTGGATGAGGACGAGTATGATCAACATCGTCAAAAAATGCAATATCCTAGCAAGCTGGATTATATTCTACAGCAACAATTAAATATTCTATTAGGGTGGATAAGGCAAAAACAAGGACCGTTTTCCCCTGGATTTGTCGATGAATGGTACGAGCGTTACTTAACGTATAGATAA
- a CDS encoding TIGR01777 family oxidoreductase, with product MNVLLTGGTGFIGQALSNYLSEHNYYVYILTRSPQKHTNTNGVTFIGYDHPAEQLPPMKAVINLAGESLFGYWTKTKKEAIFSSRIQITEKIVTFIEKLPKLPEVFISGSAVGYYGTSNDLMFSENTTTPGEDFLAKVATKWENIAKKAEKSGIRIVFTRFGVVLGHGGALPMMRLPVQLGVGGKIGSGEQWISWVHIEDAVRLITFCMENTAISGAVNITAPHPKQNKVFMRTLAKVLKRPYWLPVPSLFMYAALGEMAELITKGQYVIPKKALDHSFSFSFPYLEEALRQLHHSFDE from the coding sequence ATGAATGTACTGTTAACAGGAGGGACGGGCTTTATCGGCCAAGCGCTATCGAATTATTTATCGGAGCATAATTATTATGTATATATTTTGACACGCTCCCCGCAAAAACATACAAATACGAATGGGGTAACATTTATCGGTTACGATCATCCAGCTGAACAATTGCCACCTATGAAAGCTGTTATTAATCTTGCTGGTGAATCCTTATTTGGGTATTGGACAAAAACGAAGAAAGAGGCGATTTTCTCCAGTAGAATCCAAATTACAGAAAAAATAGTAACGTTTATAGAAAAACTGCCTAAGCTTCCGGAAGTATTCATTAGTGGTTCTGCTGTAGGTTATTATGGAACATCAAATGACCTAATGTTTTCGGAAAATACCACCACTCCTGGAGAAGACTTTCTTGCAAAGGTAGCAACAAAGTGGGAAAATATCGCGAAAAAAGCCGAAAAAAGCGGTATTCGAATTGTATTTACTCGTTTCGGGGTTGTTTTAGGTCACGGCGGTGCTCTTCCAATGATGCGTTTGCCTGTACAATTAGGGGTAGGCGGGAAAATAGGGTCTGGAGAACAATGGATCTCATGGGTTCATATCGAAGATGCAGTAAGATTAATTACATTTTGTATGGAAAACACGGCTATTTCTGGAGCCGTTAATATAACCGCACCCCATCCAAAGCAAAATAAGGTATTCATGCGAACGTTAGCGAAAGTATTAAAGCGACCTTATTGGCTGCCTGTCCCTTCTTTATTTATGTATGCCGCCCTTGGAGAAATGGCTGAGCTAATCACAAAAGGACAGTACGTTATTCCTAAAAAGGCGCTAGATCATTCGTTTTCTTTTTCCTTTCCTTATTTAGAAGAGGCATTACGTCAGCTTCACCATTCCTTTGACGAATAA
- a CDS encoding ABC transporter ATP-binding protein: MTILSITDLSKKFNGTHAVKNMDYQFTPHQCIALIGPNGAGKTTTLRMIAGLLQPTSGNIIFEQNKNMDRRMLIGYLPQHPVFYSWMTGSEFLTYSGQLGGLSKAKSRQRCKELLDIVGIIDAKDKRISNYSGGMRQRLGIAQAIIHKPKLLMLDEPVSSLDPIGRREVLTLMEDLKKEMTVLFSTHILSDADEISDELILLRNGEIIESGKMKELRQKYQTTKITLQFAESQAFYEEKVATLANVRNTLVEKDSVQVITNDITKARKEILQQAVQEDWPLLTFKLEQASLEEMFMKAVNHS; this comes from the coding sequence ATGACGATTCTTTCTATTACGGATTTATCCAAAAAATTCAACGGCACACACGCAGTTAAAAATATGGATTATCAATTCACACCACATCAATGCATCGCATTAATAGGCCCTAATGGTGCTGGTAAAACAACAACGCTTCGAATGATCGCAGGCCTTTTACAACCAACTTCTGGGAACATCATTTTTGAGCAGAACAAGAACATGGATAGACGAATGCTCATTGGTTATTTACCGCAGCATCCTGTGTTCTATTCTTGGATGACAGGGAGTGAATTCTTAACCTATAGTGGGCAATTGGGAGGGTTGTCAAAGGCAAAATCCCGCCAAAGATGCAAAGAACTGCTTGATATAGTAGGAATTATTGACGCAAAAGACAAACGAATTAGCAATTACTCTGGTGGAATGAGGCAACGTCTCGGAATCGCCCAAGCAATTATTCATAAGCCTAAGCTGCTAATGCTCGATGAACCCGTATCCTCACTTGATCCGATTGGGCGCAGAGAGGTGCTTACATTAATGGAAGACCTGAAAAAGGAGATGACTGTCTTATTTTCGACGCATATTTTAAGTGATGCCGATGAGATCAGTGATGAATTAATACTGCTTCGTAATGGAGAAATTATTGAATCCGGCAAAATGAAGGAATTGCGACAAAAATATCAAACGACAAAAATAACGTTGCAGTTTGCTGAAAGCCAAGCGTTTTATGAGGAGAAAGTAGCTACACTTGCAAATGTCCGCAACACCTTAGTGGAAAAAGATTCGGTACAAGTGATTACCAATGATATAACGAAAGCGCGTAAAGAAATTTTGCAACAGGCGGTGCAGGAAGATTGGCCTCTGTTAACGTTTAAACTGGAACAAGCTTCTCTGGAAGAAATGTTTATGAAGGCGGTGAATCATTCATGA
- the recX gene encoding recombination regulator RecX, translated as MAKITRITTQKRANQRYNIFLSDENQGERYGFSVDESVLINFQLRKGMEISDAMAATIKKSDSMYQSYTLAINYLSLRMRTKKEMLDYLTEKEVDPSHISSVMERLVNEGLLDDRQFAEMFVRSRINTSSKGPAMIKQELMNKGVEAYIAEDALKQFSFALQYDKVQGLAEKKLQQKKKQSFQKQLQNIQALLQQKGYTKDVIQSVFNDLPCARDDHAEWEAIIHHGEKLRKKHTVKRSGFELKQKIKEGLYRKGFSLDLIQQYIETYLEKKE; from the coding sequence ATGGCAAAAATTACCCGTATTACAACACAGAAAAGAGCAAACCAACGATATAATATTTTTTTGTCGGATGAAAATCAAGGCGAACGCTATGGTTTTAGTGTAGATGAATCTGTATTAATTAACTTCCAGCTGCGAAAAGGAATGGAAATTTCCGATGCAATGGCAGCAACTATTAAAAAAAGTGACAGTATGTACCAATCATATACCCTGGCTATTAACTATTTAAGCTTGCGAATGCGAACAAAAAAAGAAATGCTGGATTATCTAACAGAAAAAGAAGTCGATCCGAGCCATATTTCAAGTGTTATGGAGAGGCTGGTGAACGAAGGCCTTCTCGATGATCGTCAGTTTGCGGAAATGTTCGTACGATCGCGAATAAATACTTCATCGAAAGGTCCAGCTATGATTAAGCAAGAACTGATGAATAAAGGTGTAGAAGCATATATAGCAGAGGATGCATTAAAGCAATTTTCGTTCGCATTACAATATGATAAAGTCCAGGGATTAGCTGAAAAAAAGCTGCAGCAGAAAAAGAAGCAATCGTTTCAAAAGCAACTGCAAAATATTCAAGCTTTATTACAGCAAAAAGGATATACGAAGGATGTTATTCAATCAGTATTCAATGATCTTCCATGTGCAAGAGATGATCATGCCGAATGGGAGGCAATTATCCATCATGGAGAAAAATTAAGAAAAAAACATACTGTGAAGCGATCAGGTTTTGAATTAAAGCAGAAAATAAAAGAAGGGTTATACAGAAAAGGCTTTTCCTTAGACTTAATTCAGCAGTACATAGAGACTTATTTGGAAAAGAAAGAGTAA
- a CDS encoding YfhH family protein, with protein sequence MNNNYRYSDYSVEQLRQEIGRLKEKAQKAEQLGNISEAAVNERKMQVALAYTLNPEDFTANEAYEFITDPGWSFKVDYINGVFAWGHRVNLLGEVYKKQEAVPISLLGKMVKEK encoded by the coding sequence ATGAACAACAATTATCGTTACAGTGACTATTCAGTGGAGCAATTGCGTCAAGAAATAGGAAGGCTAAAAGAAAAAGCACAGAAAGCAGAACAACTTGGGAATATCTCGGAGGCTGCCGTAAATGAACGAAAGATGCAAGTTGCGTTAGCTTACACGTTAAACCCTGAAGACTTTACGGCAAATGAAGCTTACGAATTTATCACAGATCCAGGCTGGAGTTTTAAGGTAGATTACATTAATGGAGTATTTGCTTGGGGGCATAGAGTGAATTTATTAGGAGAAGTATATAAAAAACAGGAAGCTGTTCCTATTTCGCTATTGGGTAAAATGGTGAAGGAAAAATAA
- a CDS encoding PLDc N-terminal domain-containing protein, which translates to MLEVIESINWSLLAPFIVIQCILMVIGLVDWAKNKHTNGPRWMWLFIIIFLNIIGPILYFIFGRRQ; encoded by the coding sequence ATGCTAGAGGTAATCGAATCCATAAACTGGTCATTGCTTGCTCCGTTTATTGTTATTCAATGCATTTTAATGGTTATTGGCTTAGTAGACTGGGCTAAAAACAAGCATACGAATGGTCCAAGATGGATGTGGCTGTTCATCATTATATTTCTTAATATAATTGGACCGATTCTGTACTTTATATTTGGAAGGAGGCAGTAA
- the mutY gene encoding A/G-specific adenine glycosylase, whose translation MNDEKLQSIDILTFRRDLVEWYKNNKRDLPWRQDQDPYKVWVSEVMLQQTKVDTVIPYFNRFINKFPTIEALAEADEQEVLKEWEGLGYYSRARNLQHAVREVATTYKGQVPNDPDELGALKGVGPYTKGAILSIAYNQPEPAVDGNVMRVLSRVLKIEDDITQQRTKKQFEACARKLIDPQDPSSFNQAVMELGALICTPKSPTCLLCPVQAHCQAFAVGVEEELPIKKKAKKQKKIAYVVLLVADEQGNYIIEKRKDSGLLANLWQFPMVPIEEIGWNHLENWVYGEFGFRVSLGKKQGELRHIFSHLIWQLEIYEARLIGEIVGEQRLQLVNKEELATYPFPVPHQKIMKTLFANE comes from the coding sequence ATGAATGATGAAAAACTACAATCTATTGACATTTTGACATTTCGCCGCGATTTAGTGGAATGGTATAAGAACAATAAACGGGATTTACCATGGCGTCAAGATCAAGACCCGTATAAAGTGTGGGTCTCTGAAGTAATGCTACAGCAAACAAAAGTGGATACCGTTATTCCATACTTCAATCGCTTTATTAATAAATTTCCGACCATAGAAGCATTAGCTGAAGCTGATGAGCAAGAGGTATTAAAGGAGTGGGAAGGACTTGGTTATTATTCTCGGGCAAGAAATTTGCAACACGCTGTTAGAGAAGTAGCGACTACTTACAAGGGGCAAGTGCCTAATGATCCAGATGAGCTTGGTGCGTTAAAAGGAGTTGGCCCATATACCAAGGGGGCTATCCTATCGATTGCGTATAATCAGCCAGAACCAGCAGTAGATGGTAACGTGATGCGTGTCTTATCTCGAGTTCTAAAAATTGAAGATGATATTACACAGCAACGGACTAAAAAACAATTTGAAGCATGTGCACGCAAACTAATCGATCCACAAGATCCCTCTTCGTTTAATCAAGCAGTTATGGAATTAGGTGCTTTAATATGTACTCCGAAATCTCCAACCTGTTTATTATGCCCGGTTCAAGCTCATTGCCAAGCTTTCGCTGTAGGTGTAGAAGAGGAATTGCCGATTAAGAAAAAAGCGAAAAAGCAAAAGAAAATCGCTTACGTCGTTTTACTGGTGGCGGATGAACAAGGTAATTATATAATAGAAAAGCGAAAAGATAGTGGTTTGTTAGCAAATCTATGGCAATTTCCGATGGTTCCTATTGAAGAAATAGGCTGGAATCATTTAGAAAATTGGGTTTATGGCGAATTTGGGTTTCGTGTGTCATTAGGGAAAAAACAGGGAGAGTTGAGGCATATATTTTCCCATTTAATATGGCAGTTGGAAATATATGAAGCAAGGCTGATAGGGGAAATAGTTGGAGAACAAAGACTGCAACTAGTAAATAAGGAAGAATTAGCAACATATCCTTTTCCTGTCCCCCATCAAAAAATCATGAAGACATTATTTGCGAATGAATAA